The nucleotide sequence TTAGCGGGTGAACAATTTCCCTTGCCAGCCCCTAATGACTCAAATTGATAGTTTTCGATCAATCCATTCATGCGCCGTGACTCTATTTACTACCAAATACTTCAGCAATTTCCCACTTGCCTTTTTGAACTGATGGGTGTTGCCCCTAATCACGCCAAAAATTATCAATTTATCTCAGTAACCCTAAAAGAAACGGCCTTTGAACTTGATGGTATTTTGCTCCCCTCTACAGACTCCGAGCCAAGTATCGTTTATTTCTTAGAAGTTCAGTTTCAGAAAGATGAACAGTTTTATGAGCGTTTTTTTAGTGAACTGTTTATTCACTTGTATCGCTACCGAACCACCCTGCAAGATTGGCAAGCCGCCGTCATTTATCCCAATCGCCTGGCCGAGCAACGGGACACTAGTTTATATCAGGCATTACTTCAGAGTGGAAAAGTTCATCGGATTTATTTAGATGAATTGGGGGAAACGGACTCATTGCCCTTAAACTTGATGAAACTGACAATTACATCTTCGGATAAAGCCCCAACATTTGCCCGTCAGCTTGCCCAAAAAGCCCAGGCCCAACCCGCCATCATCGAGTTACTGACTACAATCATGGTGTATAAGTTCACAAATCTAAGTCGGGATGAGGTAAGAGAAATGCTTGGATTTACCAGGACAGAACTGAAAAATACCCGCTTTTATCAAGAGGTCAAGGCTGAAGGAGTTGAAGAAGGACGACAAGAAGGGGAGTTAGCAATTTTGATGCGAGTGTTAAAACGTCGTTTTGGCCCTATACCCACAACTTTAGAATCCCAAATTCAATCTCTATCCCAGGCCCAGCTTGAATCCCTGGCTGAAGCTATCTTTGATTTCAATGCACTTGCAGATGTCCAGGCCTGGATTAGCACCCTCAAATAACAATTAGCGTGAACATGAGCGAGCAATATCTAACAGATTTTAGTCCATGGATTAACCAAACAGTCCAGTTATTAAGGGAGCAGCGTTGGCAGGAAATTGATGTCTCAAATTTGATTGACGAGGTTGAAAGCTTGGGGAAAAGTGAACGACGGGGAATTGCCAGTCAACTCACTCGTCTTTTGCTCCATTTGCTTAGATGGCAATATCAACCAGTGCCGCTCCGATAGTTGGTTAGACTCGATTACGGATGCCCGGACTCAGATTGAATTGGCGATTGAGGACAGTCCGAGCTTAAAAAGTTTTCCAGCCCTACAACTTGCCGCGAGTTATCAACGGGCCTGGTCTCAAGCTGCGGCACAAACTGGGATCAAGGTTGCCCGATTTCCAGAGGTGTGTCCATACCCTTTAGAACAGGTCTTAACCGAAAACTGGCTGCCAGAATGCTAAATCTTCAAAAAAGCAGCCATAGGAAAATCCTGGCCTGGTTAATCAACGTTCCTTGTTCTAAGAACGATGCATCTCTAATCTGAACCCCTGCCACAAACAACCAGCAGATCCCCCTGGGAGGAGAGAGTACGTCACCCTTACGGACTGGGATAATGGAGATACCCTTGGTCTGGATTTGCCATGACTCCTGATACTGCTTTGGCTTGGCTCCAATCACAACCACTGTTTGCTGCCCTCAGTAATTCCTTGCAAGAAACCATTGCGACTCACTTAGAATTAGTTTTTCTGGGTGCTGATCAACGCCTTACTCCTCCCAACACCAGGCCACTGGGATTATTTTTGTTAATTACGGGTGAGTTAGAAAGTCAAACCGGGACAGGCCTGGGACAAACTGAAATCCTCTTTCCGGGCGCAGTTTTATTTTGGGCCGAACTTCTCCTCCAGCAACCGATTACCAACCCAATTACCGCCCTAACCGATGCTGAACTCTGGTTATTACCACAGGAAAAACTAACCGAACTGATTAACCAGCACCCGGAACTGTCCCAGGCCCTCTCCCAGCAACTAGCCGCAGCGGTGACAACTCTCACCAATCAACTCAGCCTAGAGCAGGAACGCCAACACATTCTCCGCCCCTACATTGTTCCCCAGGCCAAGCGCGGGATTATTGGCAAAAGTCGGTATGCAGTCCAACTCCGGCAACAGCTTAAAACCGCAGCCCAAGGCCAGGAGAATGTGCTGATTTTTGGCGAACCGGGCCTGGAAAAAGATAACATGGCGGCACTGATCCACTTCGGCTCCCGGCAACGGCGACAACCCCTCATCAAAATTGCCTGTGACAAACTGCAACTGAGTGGAGCAGAACTTTTTGGCCGATCTGGGGGAAAACCAGGACTCTTGGCCTGGGTGGGAACGGGAACCATCATCCTCAACAATATTCAAGATTTACCTCCGCCCCTATGGCCAGCGATTCTCAATCTCTTAAAAACGAATACCTATCAACCAGTTGGGTCAACGGAGTCTAGCCCTGAAATTGCCTTGAGTCGCAACCAGGCCCGGATTATTTTAATTGCCGAAAAAGCAGATACTCGTTTGGAAAAGGTCATCTCCACCACGATTAAAGTACCTCCCTTACGCGTCCGCAAGGCCGATATTGAAGCCCATGTGGACTATTACATCAGCCTGATTTGTCGGGCCCGCTGTTGCCAAAGAGTTTCCCTCACCCCAGAAGCCCTCCGCCGCTTACAAAGCTATGACTTTCCCGGAAATTTAAGAGAACTGGCCGGCCTGGTGGAGCGAGCCATCAACCAACGCGGCATTGAAGGGGAGTTAACCGAGGAAGTATTCTGGGCCGCTGAGGGAAAAAAACGCCGCTTTCGAGTCAATTTACTCAATGCCTATCCCTGGTTACGGAGTTTCCTGAGGAGTCCCGCATGGCCCAACTGGATCAACTATGGGATCACAACCTGGGTGTTTGCGGCCGTGGTAGCCATTCTCTTTTGGGGACCGCAAACTCGGAATCAAAATTTTGCTCTGAATTTGTTTTGGTGTTGGTGGTGGCCATTGATCCTGATTGGCTTTCCCTTTGTTGGGCGGCTGTGGTGCGCTGTTTGTCCATTCATGATTTATGGCGAACTGACCCAAAAACTCTCTCTCTGGCTCTTTCCCCGCACCTTACAAAAATGGCCAAGACAAACCGCCGAAAAATATGGGGCTTGGTTTTTATTTGGCCTGTTTGCCCTCATTTTTTTATGGGAAGAACTCTGGGATCTACCGAATACGGCCGCTCTGTCCAGTTGGCTTTTACTCCTAATTACGGGCGGGGCTGTGATTGGCTCCTTGCGCTTTGAACGGCGATTTTGGTGTCGCTATCTCTGCCCGATTGGGGGGATGAATGGCCTATTTGCCAAGCTTTCTATGACGGAACTCCGGGCCCAGCAGGGGACTTGTGGCGCAGAATGTACAACCTACCAATGCTATAAAGGCGGCCCTGCTCTGGGGGAAGGGTTAGAAACGAATGGCTGTCCCCTCTATTCCCATCCAGCCCAATTAGTAGATAACCGCGATTGTGTTTTATGTATGACTTGTCTCCAGGCCTGTCCCCATCGGTCTGTAGCCTTAAATTTGCGCCCCCCCGGCATTGAACTCTGGACAACTCATACGCCCCGCCATGCCGAAATTGCCCTGTTATTGTTGCTGTTGGGCGGTATTTTTCTCCATCATTTACCGGATTTAGAACGGTTGAGTGGCTTTAACTGGCATTTGGAGCAATTCTGGTTTCATGGCCTGGCTTCTGTGGTTGTTTTACTGATTGCGGCCCTGATTCCCCTCCTCGCCTATGGCATCACTTGGCTTTTGGCTCCAAAACTAAAACCCCGGTCTTGGTTGGAGTTGGCCTATGGCTATTTACCTTTGGTCTGGGCCGGAAATTTAGCCCATTACCTACCTTGGGGCCTGGGAGAAGGCGGCAAACTTTTACCTGTGACAGCCGCAACGATGGGTTTCAATAGCTACAATTTGCCGATCCTCGTCGCGCATCCAGCGGTGATTGCCTTTTTACAAGGGGTAACGCTTCTGTTTGGCCTGGGGGTGAGTCTCTGGTTGAGTCAAAAAATTGCCCGTCAATCCTGGAACCTTCTTTGGCCCCATCAGTTGGGCATTGGCCTGATTGCCGGGGCCTGTTGGTGGGTACTCTTAGGCACGACTTGATCCGATTTTTAAGACTAAAGTCAACTTCGCAAACTATTAACGACTATGAGATAAAAAAATTAGTATCCCGATAGCAGAGGTGTTTTCAGCCTTTAATCACATTACAAATTATCTTTGCTAGCCTAATTATCTTTAACGGTGGCAGTAACTGTGATTTTGCCAATGCCCTGAATAGACGACAGCGTGGGTTGAATTTGTTGTAATTGTGCCGCGGTTTGCGTCGTCCCAGAGACCGTGATATTTGTGTCTTTGACCTCAACCACTAACTGATTATTCGGGAAAGACGCTTGTAATTGCTTGATCGCCGCATTTTTGAGAGTGTTATTAATTTGGCTGGGGGTGAGGGCGGTTTCGTTAGCTGGTGCAGTGGCAACCAAGGGTTTAGCCGCAACAGAACTGGGATTAGCAGTCGCTGGCTTGGGGGCGGTAACAGGCTGGTTCATATTATTGGTGGCTGATGGTGTGCCGGGGGGCTGGGGAATGTTCACAATGGTAACGTTGGGCTTCTCATTAACCTGGGTTTGTGGCGCAGAAGACAGAGGAGACTTGGCATAGTTAGGAACAATGACAGCAGCAGGCTGAGGAACGTTGGGACGAGTCATCATGTAAACAGTACCAGCGACCAAACCTCCCACACAAGCCACAATAATCCCCATCAAAACTCCTTTTGAGATATTTCTATCGGCCTGTTTTTCGCGATGATTTTGCCATTCTTCCTCAATCAGCTGATTATCCATATAGCCCATTTTATAAGCACGAACTTTTCCTTGTGCATCTCGATACTCTAGATGAACATTTCCTTGAGCATCTTTGTATTCCCGAAGCAGTTTCCAATTCGCTCTTTCCATCTCATTTCTATCCATGATTTGATTTATCCCCGCTATGGGAGTCTTTATCTCAACTATGAATGAAGACCGTTTCAAATCAGGTATAAGGATTTGTTCCTGTATCGGGCTAGATCAAACTAGGATACCGTCAATAATTGTAAATCTAAATTTTTAGGAATGATATATTTTGAAATGATTTTACGTTCTTGGAGATAGAGCAGAACCCCACTCTGGTTGGCCTAAGGCTTCAAAGGCGGGTTTGGCAAAGTAATAGCCCTGCACCAGTTCAATGCCCATCTCCTGGATCGAGGTTAGTTCGGCGGCGGTTTCAATTCCTTCGGCAATCGGGGTAATTCCTAAATCCCGGCAAACGTGCAAAATTCCTTTAACAATAGCCTGGCGAATTGGATCCGTTTCAATGTGGCGAATGAGGGCCATATCCAACTTGAGAAAATCTGTTTGAAACTCTGCTAACAAGTTGAGACCCGAATAGCCGGCCCCAAAGTCATCAATGGCTGTCTTAAAGCCCCGTTTTTGATAGTATTCAATGATTTCCCGTAAATGGGCCTGGTCATCAACCCGTTCCCCTTCTGTAATTTCAAAAATAATTTGGTCAATGGGAAACCCATATTCATCAGCAGCGGCTAATGTTGTCCGAATACATAACTCTGGGCGATACACGGCATTGGGCAGAAAGTTAATGCTCAAGTAGCAGGGCATTTCTAACTCTGATGCCAGCTTGATGGCCTTGACCCGACAGGCCTGGTCGAAGCGATAGCGATTGGTTTGATTAATTTTCTCTAAAATCATCCCGGCTGGTTCTTGATGGAGGCCGCGCACAAGGGCTTCGTAGGCAAAAATGCTCTGGGTTTGAATATTCACAATCGGTTGGAAGGCCATGGTAAAGTCAAAGCCCAGATCCGCCCCGTGCAAACATTCTCCACAGCCCAAATCGCGAAAATCCTCTTGAACAATCATCAGAAACCACAACAATTAATAGAATAATGGCCAGATTTTGACTCCTCTAGAAATTATGGCTTGACAGTACCATCACGGGCTTGAGTCATCAGGCATTTGGCGGTGAACAGCCATTCCCTTTGATTATCCCCCGGAAAGCCGTCTGCACAAACAGCTCCTTAAATTTCCGTTTGGCTATCTAGCTTTCCCAGAGGTTTTGGGGAAGAAAGGCCCGATCCATAGCCAAGGGGGCAACGGGTTCGGTTAATAAAAATTTTCCCGCTTGGATCCAGGCCTGGAGTTCTTTGGCAACTTGCCGACCGAGATAAATACTACTTAACGGCGCAGTACGGACGGTTTTTCCTTCAATTTTGATCTTCCCAGACTTGAGTTGTGCATAGCTGACCAGGCCAAAGGTGGGACGGACTCGACGCGGAATCGAAAAATCCACCACCGGGGCCACCACATCCTCATCTTGTACCGCACAGTGATAAATAACCCGTTCATCCAAAACTGGCAGGGGAATTCCCACTCCTAACATTAAAGAGGAGCCATAATGCTTAAAATAGCAGCCCCGCACCCATTCAGGCGTCATGGTTTTGGCATCACCAATTAAAGCCAGAGTCGCCGCTGGGCCAATGGGAGTTTGATTTTCTAGGCGTTTTTGTAAGGGAAAATGTTGCGTCCCTTCCCAGGCCACATAGCCAATCCCACCGCCTAAAAAAATCCGCGTCCCAATCCCAATTAAACGCAGGTGGGGATCATTCAACAACGGAGCCGAAGCCCCCGGATGGGCATAAACAGCATTACCCAATTGGGGTTGTAAAGGACCCAGATAGGTATGGAGCAGACGTTCCCCGCCATTAACCCCAACAATAAAGTTCTGATAAAGATTTCGGGGATTATAGAGATAAAACTGGTTGATGGTGTCTTTGGTAATTGTGGTTTCAAAGCTGGCCCGTGGATAACAGTCCGTCACTTGTCCCGTCGCCCGCAGTTGGACTGGCTTCCCGGCAATGAGATTGGCAATGACCTGCCCCCCGCCCCGTTCTTCCGTGTCTGTTTCGAGGGGAGATTCCACCGCCTTGGCTGCCCCAATGTACAAATCCACAGCCCCAAACCCCGTATAGGCCGGAACCCCATCTAACCAGCATTGCCGAAGCTTAATCGGCGGATCCGTTGGCCCCAGGTTGATCATCCCCCCTGATGCTTCCATCGCTTCAAAGGTGCCGGTGGTTACCACATCCACCTGTTTGGCAATTTCAGGAATCCCCAACTCCTTGGCCTGGGCTTTCACCTGATCGACTGTCCAAACCGTCGCTGTGCCAGCTTGGATTTTGGCGTTAATTTCGGCAATGGTGCGCATGAAAACCATAAGCTCTAGTGGGCCAGCATAACAGGAGGGGGTGAAACAGGTTGATCTAGGTTTTGCAACGCAGAGTTGAGGGCTGTCGCATTCCAGGCCTGGGTAATGTGAATGGTTAAGGGAGGTTGACTCAAGGCCTGGGCCGCCGCCGCACTCAGATAGACCTCCATCGATCGATCCTGGTGAAGATAGGTATTCACAAAGGCTAAACTCAACGCCCGTAAATAATATCGCGATTGTCGTGGAGTCGGGCCAATTAGAGCTATTGGGATCGGCATCCCTGCAGTATCAGATCGGGATTGGCCAATGGTAGAAAAATGGGTCGCCTCATCCATCAAGACCAGATAGCGGTGGGGAGTCTTGAGCCAAGTAAAGGGAAGTACCTGTTCGGCTAGGGCTGGGGCAATGGTATCGGCACTCCCAGCAACTATCATCACGGGAACGCGTACCGCCGCTAATCCAGCCGGGCCAAAAATCTTGCTACTGATGGGGTTGATGGCCAAAACGGCCTTGACGCGAGGGTCAGTCAAGGTACCCGTATCTGGAGGAAGGGACAGGGCCTGGCATTGGAGGAGGAGTGAGACATTCAGGGAGACACTAAGGGAGGGTGGACAGTTTTGCTTCAGTTTGGCTCGATTTAAGGCTGCGCCTGCCAATCTTAAGGCCGTATATCCACCAAAGGATTGCCCAATCACTAGTACTTCTTGGGGGTTGACACGTCCTGGCCAAGGCCGTAAATAGGCGGGATATTGGCTTAACTGATTCAAAATAAATGAAATATCCAAGGGACGATCAATAAATTCCTGCCCAGCCCGCAGACTGTCCGAGTCCCCCCCTGAAAAGGACAATAACTGTTGCATTGAGCTACCCGGATGTTCAATGGCTGCCACCGCCAAACCATGGGAGGCCAAATGTTCCCCCAAATAGGCATAACTATAGCGATCGGCACCTAAACCGTGGGAAATCACCACCAGGGGAATCGGGGTGGGTGGGGGCGGCGTGGGTAGATAGATCTCTACATTGAGGGTGCGGGGTTGGCCTGTGCGCGCCAATCGGATTGAGGAATTATCAGTAACGGCCCAAGAAAGAATCTGGACACGCCAAGGCCCCGGTTCCGTTAAGGCCTGCATGGATTGGGGCGAAATCGGGGCCTGGTTAGCCGCCTCAGCCCGGCTTTGTTCACGGACGCTAGCCAAAACAGATTGACTCTGCCGCACTAGCAATTGAAAGGTTTTCAGAATTTCTAAGCCCTTGGTTAAATCTACCCGCATTGCTTTAGCTGGATAGTGACGAATTAAGCTCAAGGCCGAAAGTCCTTGGGGATCTGTAGCGGCGAGAATCAGGGCAGCGCGTAACGCTTGGGCATTGGCCTGGCGCGATTCTGACTGAACCACCGTACTGACCTGATCCAACATTGCCTCACCCAAGGGTGAATAGAGTAACTGGGCCACTGCCACAGGCTCCAAGATTAATCGTTCTTGTAATGCTGTGCGTAGCTGTTCCCGTTGATGAGGGGCCAAAGCGTCTAAATAGGCTCGTAAACGTCTAGAGGTCTTTCCAGTTTCAGCATAGTGGGTTAACTCTGACAAGCTAATGGAGCGTTCAAGAATGAAGTAACTGACAACAACCCGCTCTGCCCCGAATACAAGAATTGACTGTCCCCAGGCCAGCATCACACCGATCACGCCAACCCGCATAACCCACGCCAGAGACTGAATCAACGGTCGCACATCAGCCAACTGGAACAGAGGGCGATAACTGTCCACAACATTTGCCCTAACAAGATTGCCAAGAACTATCGGGATGCTTATAGCCTAGGGCCATACCCATCAACCCATAGGTAATGTTAAACCTTAACCCTAGAGAGACCCTAGGAAAGCTGAGGATGCCCATCAGTTATGCAATAGGCAATGACCTTTAACAGCTTCCTCTAGTTTAGTCCGAAATTTAACTCCGCCGACCGCCACAGCTTAACAGAATGGATTGGCGGCAAGCATAAATTACCTTAAGGAATAGAACTATTAACTGAGAACTTAGATATGTGAGACGAGGCAACAAAGAGAAATGCTACCTGGGCTTTGTTCAATAAACAGGTTTACTGACGGTTAATCTAGATAGTGGACATGGCTCATTTAGGACTAGGCAGAGATGGGGTGGGAAATATTTTATGAGCAATCCTTTTGAACCTCATATTCTCTTGAAAAAATCTGAGTAACACTATAATGGCCAGTGCCCTGATCTTCCCTAAATACCTTGGTATGGCAACTCATCCATGAACTTGAAAAAAAAGGATACACCCATATCCCCCTTTGCGGAGGTGATTGCTACCAGTACAGCTGAGTTTACGGCCCAATGTCTAGAGAGTCCAAATTTAGATTTTCCGGTTTTACCAGCCCTAGGCAGTTGGGTTAAGACCATTGATGAACTGAGCGGGCAAGCGGTTTATGCCATTGTCTGTTATGCTGCTGCTGCTCCGATGGACTCTATTCATCGGGCCCAGGCCTTGGGACTTAGCCTCCAGCAATTGCGCCTAGAGCAGCCCCAAATTTTTGCGATGATCAAAGCTGAATTTCGGACGGCAATTATGGGCTTTCAAGGCAATGGACAAACTTATCAGCATCTCCCACCTCAACCCCCCCAGATCCACCAAGCCGTCTATCCCTGCACTAGCTTGGAACTCAGCCCGTTTGCCCAAAATCCCCTCTTTTTACGGACAATTCTGCATTTCGGGGGCGGCCCAGTGGATGCAGTCATCGCGGCCACTTTACGGCAAATGTATCAGCAGCAAAACTATGACCAGGCCTGGTTAATCCAAGCCGGCCGTAACTTAAATACTCTCCTCAAAGAAGACTATGACCGCCTCCGGGGAATTCTCGAACAAATTCATCCCTAAAGATGGCCACAGTGGAATTTAGGTTTTTGGCAAGGCTTATTTTTTGTCTTTACTCGCTTTGGCTTTGGTCGGCCGATTGCCCTTGACCGCCCCTTCCCGACTATATTTCCGGCGGAATCGCTCGACCCGACCTTCAGCATCGAGAATTTTCTGAGTTCCAGTAAAGAAGGGATGATTCCCTGACCAGACATCCACATGGAGTTCCGGTTTGGTTGAGCCAACGGTCATGACGAGTTCGCCGTTGCAGTAAACTTTGGCTTCGGGATACCACTCAGGATGAATATTTGCTTTGGGCATAGTTAGGCTCCGATGTGCTTCAAGAAAAGATTGGCTGATTTTTAAAAGGCTGCGAATTGCCAAATTAACGTTTGGAATATTGCGGGGCTTTGCGGGCTTTGCGCAACCCATATTTTTTCCGTTCCTTAGCCCGTGGATCCCGAGTCAGATAGCCTTCTACTTTCAGGGGTTTACGATTTTCCCCATCCAACTGGCATAAGGCCCGGGCAACACCTAAGCGAATGGAGTCGGCCTGGCCGGTTAAACCACCGCCGTGGGCATTGACCAAAATATCGTAGCTACTTTCCAGGCCCAAGGTTTCTAAGGGAGCTTTGGCGAGGGCAATATAACCAGGGTTGAAATTGAGATACTGCTCACCAGGGCGATCATTGATGATCAGTTGACCCGTACCGGGGACAAGACGCACCCTGGCAATCGAAGACTTCCGCCGGCCCGTACCAAGATAAACAGCGCGCTTAGATTCGGCAATTTGCATGGAATTACACTCCTGGGATCGTAGAAATGGTTAGGGTTTCTGGCTTTTGGGCCGCGTGGGGATGATTGGGGCCAGCATAGACTTTCAGCTTAGTGAACAGTTTCCGTCCCAAGGAATTTTTGGGCAGCATCCCTTTGATCGCTTGCTCAATAATCCGCTCAGGAATCCGGGCCTGGAGTTGGGTAAAGGTCTCCGTTTTCATCCCGCCGGGCCGACCCGAATGGCGGCGATAGACTTTTTGGCTCCGTTTTTTCCCCGTAACCGCCACTTTCTCCGCGTTGATAATCACTAAAAAGTCACCTGCGTCCATGTGGGGGGTATAGGTGGGTTTATTTTTTCCCCGTAACACGCGGGCTGCTTCGGTCGCCAAACGCCCTAACCGCTGATCGGCCGCATCAATGACGTACCATTGGGGATCGAGTTCCGTGACAGGGGGTAAATAGGTTTTATTTAGATTCGTTGTGGTCATAGGATTATTCTCATGGTGATTAGGCAGTGATCAAGCAAGGGATCAAGCAATGGACAAATCTGAATCAGCCGGGGATAGACACCAGCGAGGCAAGGTATCAAACCACACCTCCTGGGACAGAGGAAAATCTGGATAGCCAACCCGCAATAGGCAAAGCCCCTTGGCCGGAGCCGAATACTTTACTTCATTGCGACAATTTTGCTGCCAAATCCGGGTAAAGTCCAAACTAGAACACTGCCCAGAGCCAACCTGTACCAGCAGGCCAACCAACAGCCGCATCATCCCGTAAAGAAAGCCACTGGCCTGGACTTCAATTTCTACCACTGCCCCCCGCCGTTGACAGGAGACTTCTTGAACTTCCACCCAAGTATGGGGACGACTTGATCCAGCCCGTTCAAAAGCGGCCAAGTTCTGCTGCCCTAAGAGGGGGACTAGGGCAGCCTGCATCTGCTCTACATCTAAGCTGTGATGGTAGTAATGCCAGGCTAAGGGAGCAATAAACAGGTTTGGACAAGGATCAGTATAGAGAGTGTAACGATAGCGCCGCCAGATGGCGGAAAACCGGGCGTGCCAGGCCAAAGGAACCGCCACTGCCCCCCGAACTAAAATGTCCTTGGGTAACCGACCATTGAGGATGGCTGGCCAGCGATGGGCAGGAATTACAGCATTGGTATCAAAATGGGCCACTTGGGCAGCGGCGTGTACCCCAGTATCAGTGCGACCGGCCCCGTGTAAACGAACCGGTTCACCAAGCACTCCACTAATAGCCGACTCAATTTCGGACTGGATGCTCCGTTGTCGGGGTTGCCATTGCCAGCCATGATAGTGAGTCCCCAGGTACTGAATAACCAAGGCGATTCGCTGTTGTGTATCTCCGACCAGGCCTGCCATGATAGTTGCTCGTTAAACTAACTCAATCACAGCCATTTCCGCATTATCACCCCGCCGACGGACGGTGCGGATAATCCGGGTATAACCACCAGGTCGTTGGCCATAGCGTTCAGGGGCCTGGGCAAAGAGGGAATGGACTAAGTTCTTGTCAAAAATGTATCCCAAGGCCTGCCGCCGCGCTGCTAGTGATCCATCCTTAGCCAGGGTGATCATTTTGTCCGCATGAGCCTGGACGGCCTTGGCCCGAACTTTGGTGGTGGTGATCCGACCATGACGAATTAACTCGGTGGTCAAACTCCGCAACAGGGCCTTACGCTGATCCGCAGGCAAACTTAATTGGGGGACACGACAACGGTGACGCATAACAGTACCTCCACGACTTCATTAATTACGGGCTGGTTTCTGGGGCGGTAAAGTAATCCCCAAATGCTTTTGCAAAGCTTCGATGACTTCTTCCGCTGACTTTTGCCCAAAGTTCTTAATTTCAAGCAAGTCTTCCTGGGAATATTCCAGGAGATCGGCCACCGAATTAATTTGGGCCCGCTTCAAGCAGTTGTAGGCCCGCACCGATAAATTCAAACTTTCAATTTGGATTTGACCGGCTTCATCATTGTCATCCCCACGGGTGAGTTCCGCCGTATGGAGGGGAGCTTCCTTGAGGGGATTAAATAATTCCACCAAAATGCTTGCCGATTGGCTCAATGCTTCTTGGGGGCTGATACTGCCATTCGTCCAAATTTCCAGGGTCAAACGATCCTTGAAGGGTCGATCATCCTCCCCAGGCCCACCAACCCGAATATCATCAACGGTGTAGTTCACCTTCTGTACAGGCATAAACACCGCATCTAGTTGCAAATAGTCGAGAGCTAAGCGATCGTCTCGACTGCGATCAATGCTCCGATAGCCAGTCCCCCGCTCAATCTTAAATTCCATTTCCAAGGTAGCTTCCGGCATTAAGGTGGCAATGTAGTGGCCTGGATTAATCACCTCGACATCGG is from Synechococcus sp. PCC 6312 and encodes:
- a CDS encoding homocysteine biosynthesis protein; its protein translation is MRTIAEINAKIQAGTATVWTVDQVKAQAKELGIPEIAKQVDVVTTGTFEAMEASGGMINLGPTDPPIKLRQCWLDGVPAYTGFGAVDLYIGAAKAVESPLETDTEERGGGQVIANLIAGKPVQLRATGQVTDCYPRASFETTITKDTINQFYLYNPRNLYQNFIVGVNGGERLLHTYLGPLQPQLGNAVYAHPGASAPLLNDPHLRLIGIGTRIFLGGGIGYVAWEGTQHFPLQKRLENQTPIGPAATLALIGDAKTMTPEWVRGCYFKHYGSSLMLGVGIPLPVLDERVIYHCAVQDEDVVAPVVDFSIPRRVRPTFGLVSYAQLKSGKIKIEGKTVRTAPLSSIYLGRQVAKELQAWIQAGKFLLTEPVAPLAMDRAFLPQNLWES
- the rpmE gene encoding 50S ribosomal protein L31 translates to MPKANIHPEWYPEAKVYCNGELVMTVGSTKPELHVDVWSGNHPFFTGTQKILDAEGRVERFRRKYSREGAVKGNRPTKAKASKDKK
- a CDS encoding EAL domain-containing protein; protein product: MIVQEDFRDLGCGECLHGADLGFDFTMAFQPIVNIQTQSIFAYEALVRGLHQEPAGMILEKINQTNRYRFDQACRVKAIKLASELEMPCYLSINFLPNAVYRPELCIRTTLAAADEYGFPIDQIIFEITEGERVDDQAHLREIIEYYQKRGFKTAIDDFGAGYSGLNLLAEFQTDFLKLDMALIRHIETDPIRQAIVKGILHVCRDLGITPIAEGIETAAELTSIQEMGIELVQGYYFAKPAFEALGQPEWGSALSPRT
- a CDS encoding Rpn family recombination-promoting nuclease/putative transposase encodes the protein MRRDSIYYQILQQFPTCLFELMGVAPNHAKNYQFISVTLKETAFELDGILLPSTDSEPSIVYFLEVQFQKDEQFYERFFSELFIHLYRYRTTLQDWQAAVIYPNRLAEQRDTSLYQALLQSGKVHRIYLDELGETDSLPLNLMKLTITSSDKAPTFARQLAQKAQAQPAIIELLTTIMVYKFTNLSRDEVREMLGFTRTELKNTRFYQEVKAEGVEEGRQEGELAILMRVLKRRFGPIPTTLESQIQSLSQAQLESLAEAIFDFNALADVQAWISTLK
- a CDS encoding sigma 54-interacting transcriptional regulator, whose amino-acid sequence is MTPDTALAWLQSQPLFAALSNSLQETIATHLELVFLGADQRLTPPNTRPLGLFLLITGELESQTGTGLGQTEILFPGAVLFWAELLLQQPITNPITALTDAELWLLPQEKLTELINQHPELSQALSQQLAAAVTTLTNQLSLEQERQHILRPYIVPQAKRGIIGKSRYAVQLRQQLKTAAQGQENVLIFGEPGLEKDNMAALIHFGSRQRRQPLIKIACDKLQLSGAELFGRSGGKPGLLAWVGTGTIILNNIQDLPPPLWPAILNLLKTNTYQPVGSTESSPEIALSRNQARIILIAEKADTRLEKVISTTIKVPPLRVRKADIEAHVDYYISLICRARCCQRVSLTPEALRRLQSYDFPGNLRELAGLVERAINQRGIEGELTEEVFWAAEGKKRRFRVNLLNAYPWLRSFLRSPAWPNWINYGITTWVFAAVVAILFWGPQTRNQNFALNLFWCWWWPLILIGFPFVGRLWCAVCPFMIYGELTQKLSLWLFPRTLQKWPRQTAEKYGAWFLFGLFALIFLWEELWDLPNTAALSSWLLLLITGGAVIGSLRFERRFWCRYLCPIGGMNGLFAKLSMTELRAQQGTCGAECTTYQCYKGGPALGEGLETNGCPLYSHPAQLVDNRDCVLCMTCLQACPHRSVALNLRPPGIELWTTHTPRHAEIALLLLLLGGIFLHHLPDLERLSGFNWHLEQFWFHGLASVVVLLIAALIPLLAYGITWLLAPKLKPRSWLELAYGYLPLVWAGNLAHYLPWGLGEGGKLLPVTAATMGFNSYNLPILVAHPAVIAFLQGVTLLFGLGVSLWLSQKIARQSWNLLWPHQLGIGLIAGACWWVLLGTT
- a CDS encoding alpha/beta hydrolase, whose translation is MDSYRPLFQLADVRPLIQSLAWVMRVGVIGVMLAWGQSILVFGAERVVVSYFILERSISLSELTHYAETGKTSRRLRAYLDALAPHQREQLRTALQERLILEPVAVAQLLYSPLGEAMLDQVSTVVQSESRQANAQALRAALILAATDPQGLSALSLIRHYPAKAMRVDLTKGLEILKTFQLLVRQSQSVLASVREQSRAEAANQAPISPQSMQALTEPGPWRVQILSWAVTDNSSIRLARTGQPRTLNVEIYLPTPPPPTPIPLVVISHGLGADRYSYAYLGEHLASHGLAVAAIEHPGSSMQQLLSFSGGDSDSLRAGQEFIDRPLDISFILNQLSQYPAYLRPWPGRVNPQEVLVIGQSFGGYTALRLAGAALNRAKLKQNCPPSLSVSLNVSLLLQCQALSLPPDTGTLTDPRVKAVLAINPISSKIFGPAGLAAVRVPVMIVAGSADTIAPALAEQVLPFTWLKTPHRYLVLMDEATHFSTIGQSRSDTAGMPIPIALIGPTPRQSRYYLRALSLAFVNTYLHQDRSMEVYLSAAAAQALSQPPLTIHITQAWNATALNSALQNLDQPVSPPPVMLAH